A region from the Limibacillus sp. genome encodes:
- the rnr gene encoding ribonuclease R: MAKKPQGGARFPSKEEVRRFIVESPTPVGKREVARAFKIKGEDRQQLKALIRELREEGALARDGGKRLTAADGLPEITVIVATGTDPDGEQLAAPHRWQGEGAAPKIFVVPDKRRPASLDRGERALARLTRLEEGVYEARIIRVIGKERIEQILGIYDPSMEGGRLHPTDRRAKGDYILRPDDAGGAQKGELVLCQIKKRGKPMGAQEVRVIERIGDATGPNAVSMIAIHEHEIPVDFPEAAVQEAEAAEAVSPEGRTDLRKVPLVTIDGADARDFDDAVWAEADDNPKNPGGWHLLIAIADVAHYVKSGGVLDKTAEERGNSVYFPDRVVPMLPEALSNGWCSLRPKEERGCLVCEIWIDAEGTPVKHRFLRAIMRSAARLTYEQVQEAMDGRPDETTGPLLEPILKPLYGAFGALLKARQARGTLDLDIPERKVILDDAGRVKAIARRERLDSHRLIEEFMITANVAAAVTLEERKQPCMYRVHESPDPAKVEALRQFLDSIDLHLAKGQVIRPKTFERVLQQAGQTPYDQMVNDLVLRCQSQAYYSGQNLGHFGLALPRYAHFTSPIRRYSDLLVHRALIRGLKLGDDGLGADQEQRFEAIGEHISGTERRAAAAERQSVDRFTAAFLAERVGDIFPGRINGVTRFGLFITLSESGADGLVPISSLPSDFYDHVEEQHALIGRRWGRRFRLGEDVAVRLLEVNPVSGGIVMELLEGEAREPEPQAPGEAREPLGGPRRAKPSAGGGPGGGRPGGGRPGGGRPAGRGKGRGRTKVKGKVGHGKKPTGKKGR; encoded by the coding sequence GTGGCAAAGAAGCCTCAAGGCGGCGCCCGCTTCCCCTCGAAGGAAGAGGTGCGCCGCTTCATCGTTGAAAGCCCCACGCCCGTGGGCAAGCGCGAGGTCGCGCGCGCCTTCAAGATCAAGGGCGAGGACCGCCAGCAGCTGAAAGCGCTGATCCGCGAGCTGCGCGAGGAAGGCGCGCTCGCCCGGGACGGCGGCAAGCGTCTGACCGCCGCCGATGGGCTGCCCGAGATCACCGTGATCGTGGCGACCGGCACCGATCCAGACGGCGAGCAGCTCGCAGCACCCCACCGTTGGCAGGGCGAGGGCGCGGCGCCGAAGATCTTCGTCGTGCCCGACAAGCGCCGCCCGGCCTCCCTGGACCGGGGCGAGCGGGCGCTGGCGCGTCTCACGCGGTTGGAGGAGGGCGTCTACGAAGCCCGCATCATCCGGGTCATCGGCAAGGAACGGATTGAACAGATCCTCGGCATCTACGACCCGAGCATGGAGGGCGGGCGCCTGCACCCGACCGACCGCCGGGCCAAGGGGGACTATATCCTGCGCCCCGACGACGCGGGCGGCGCGCAGAAGGGCGAGCTGGTGCTCTGCCAGATCAAGAAGCGCGGCAAGCCCATGGGCGCCCAGGAGGTTCGCGTCATCGAGCGGATCGGCGACGCCACCGGCCCCAACGCCGTCAGCATGATCGCCATCCACGAACACGAGATACCGGTCGATTTCCCAGAAGCCGCCGTGCAGGAGGCCGAAGCCGCCGAGGCGGTGTCGCCCGAGGGCCGGACCGACCTCCGCAAGGTGCCGCTGGTCACCATCGACGGCGCGGACGCGCGCGACTTCGACGACGCAGTCTGGGCGGAGGCCGACGACAACCCGAAGAACCCGGGCGGCTGGCATCTGCTGATCGCCATCGCCGATGTGGCGCACTACGTGAAAAGCGGCGGCGTCCTGGACAAAACGGCGGAGGAGCGCGGCAACTCGGTCTACTTCCCCGACCGCGTGGTGCCCATGCTGCCGGAGGCGCTTTCCAACGGCTGGTGTTCCCTGCGCCCGAAGGAGGAGCGCGGCTGCCTGGTCTGCGAAATCTGGATCGACGCCGAAGGAACGCCAGTGAAGCACCGCTTCCTGCGCGCCATCATGCGCTCGGCCGCGCGCCTGACCTACGAGCAGGTTCAAGAGGCCATGGACGGGCGTCCCGACGAGACGACCGGGCCGCTCTTGGAGCCGATCCTGAAGCCGCTCTACGGGGCGTTCGGCGCGCTTTTGAAGGCGCGGCAGGCGCGTGGCACGCTCGACCTCGACATCCCGGAACGCAAGGTGATCCTCGACGATGCGGGGCGCGTGAAGGCCATCGCCCGTCGCGAGCGGCTGGACAGTCACCGCCTGATCGAGGAGTTCATGATCACCGCCAACGTGGCCGCTGCCGTCACCTTGGAGGAGCGCAAGCAACCCTGCATGTACCGGGTGCATGAAAGCCCGGACCCCGCGAAGGTCGAAGCGCTGCGCCAGTTCCTGGACTCCATCGACCTGCACCTCGCCAAGGGGCAGGTGATCCGCCCCAAGACCTTCGAGCGCGTGCTGCAACAGGCCGGGCAGACGCCCTACGACCAGATGGTCAACGACTTAGTTCTGCGCTGTCAGAGCCAGGCCTATTACAGCGGTCAGAACCTGGGGCACTTCGGGCTCGCACTGCCACGCTACGCCCACTTCACCTCGCCGATCCGCCGCTATTCGGACCTGCTGGTGCATCGCGCGCTGATCCGTGGGCTGAAGCTGGGTGACGACGGCCTCGGCGCCGATCAGGAACAGCGCTTCGAAGCGATCGGTGAACATATCTCCGGCACTGAGCGCCGCGCCGCCGCCGCCGAGCGTCAGTCCGTCGACCGCTTCACGGCTGCCTTCCTGGCGGAGCGGGTGGGCGACATCTTCCCGGGCCGCATCAACGGCGTTACCCGCTTCGGGCTCTTCATCACCTTGAGCGAGAGCGGGGCCGACGGTCTCGTTCCCATCTCAAGCCTGCCAAGCGATTTCTACGACCATGTGGAAGAGCAGCACGCGCTGATCGGCCGCAGGTGGGGACGGCGCTTCCGCCTGGGCGAGGACGTTGCGGTTCGCCTGCTGGAAGTGAACCCGGTTTCCGGCGGCATCGTCATGGAGCTGCTGGAGGGCGAAGCCAGGGAGCCCGAACCGCAGGCGCCGGGGGAGGCCCGCGAACCGCTGGGCGGCCCGCGCCGCGCCAAACCCTCGGCAGGAGGTGGTCCCGGTGGGGGGCGTCCCGGTGGGGGCCGACCGGGTGGTGGCCGTCCCGCAGGGCGCGGGAAAGGCCGGGGCCGGACGAAGGTCAAGGGCAAGGTCGGGCATGGCAAGAAGCCAACTGGCAAAAAAGGCCGCTAA
- a CDS encoding S41 family peptidase: MSVLRQSWGQAWQQTWRAAMPAIAVPAFALLATACAVENPEHYDVYDQAAATRLFSAGLQDIEEIYIDQVEMDELSLAALNNLSSLDKRLSAELRGRQVALLVDQQETGLFEVPAGDDIRGWAYLTASAVDNGRSHSEALQTASSEDIYEAVFDGMVSELDQFSRYASRDEARDNQASREGFGGIGVRIRLMEKGVEVLQVMEETPAERAGMKDGDVITLIEGQDVLPMDQREVVDRLRGPVGSEVVVTVLRGSQSPFPITVTRGHVVPQTVSYKREGNAAYIRVSGFNQSTTRSLEKKIRLAKQQIGSNLSGIVLDLRGNPGGLLDQSVSVSDLFLGDTRIVSTHGRHPNSHQYFEGNDGDIAEGLPLVILINGGSASASEIVAAALQDGRRAVVIGSNSYGKGSVQTVFRLNNGGEMTITWARFHAPSGYALAHRGVQPDLCTSGEVTMADLRRELATPIHKVRLNIAESVDQPPISEEDAETIRARCPVTDEEAELDLEAALLLIENPGLYAEALGRTSGNLAGRGAEPLTTSSLN; encoded by the coding sequence ATGAGCGTTCTGCGGCAGTCCTGGGGCCAAGCTTGGCAGCAGACCTGGCGCGCCGCCATGCCCGCCATAGCCGTGCCCGCTTTCGCTCTTCTGGCGACCGCCTGCGCGGTCGAAAACCCGGAGCACTACGACGTCTACGACCAGGCCGCGGCGACGCGGCTTTTCAGCGCCGGCTTGCAGGATATCGAAGAGATCTACATCGACCAGGTCGAGATGGACGAGCTGTCTCTCGCCGCGCTCAACAATCTCTCCAGTCTCGACAAGCGCCTGAGCGCCGAGCTGCGGGGCCGTCAGGTCGCGCTTCTGGTCGATCAGCAGGAAACCGGGCTCTTTGAGGTGCCGGCAGGGGACGATATCCGGGGGTGGGCCTACCTGACGGCCAGCGCCGTGGACAACGGGCGCAGCCACTCGGAAGCGCTGCAGACGGCCAGTTCGGAAGACATCTACGAAGCGGTCTTCGACGGCATGGTGAGTGAGCTCGACCAGTTCTCCCGCTACGCCAGCCGCGACGAGGCGCGCGACAACCAGGCATCCCGCGAGGGCTTCGGCGGCATCGGCGTGCGCATCCGTCTGATGGAGAAGGGCGTCGAAGTCCTTCAGGTGATGGAAGAAACCCCGGCTGAGCGGGCCGGCATGAAGGACGGCGACGTCATAACCCTGATCGAAGGGCAGGACGTGTTGCCGATGGATCAGCGCGAGGTGGTGGACCGCCTGCGCGGGCCGGTCGGCAGCGAGGTGGTGGTGACCGTCCTGCGCGGTTCCCAATCGCCCTTTCCGATCACGGTGACGCGCGGCCATGTCGTGCCGCAAACCGTCAGCTACAAGCGCGAAGGCAACGCGGCCTACATCCGGGTGTCGGGCTTCAACCAGTCCACGACGCGCTCCCTGGAAAAGAAGATCCGCCTGGCCAAGCAGCAGATCGGCTCGAACCTCAGCGGGATCGTGCTCGACCTGCGCGGCAATCCCGGCGGGCTGCTGGACCAGTCGGTCTCGGTCAGCGACCTCTTCCTGGGCGATACCCGCATCGTCTCCACCCATGGCCGCCACCCGAACAGCCACCAGTACTTCGAGGGCAATGACGGCGACATCGCCGAGGGGCTTCCGCTTGTCATCCTGATCAATGGCGGTTCGGCCTCCGCCTCCGAGATTGTCGCCGCCGCGCTTCAGGACGGGCGCCGGGCCGTGGTGATCGGCAGCAACTCCTACGGCAAGGGCTCGGTGCAGACGGTGTTCCGGCTCAACAACGGCGGCGAGATGACCATCACCTGGGCGCGCTTCCACGCCCCTTCGGGCTATGCGCTGGCGCATCGCGGGGTGCAGCCCGACCTCTGCACCAGCGGCGAGGTCACCATGGCCGACCTTCGGCGTGAACTGGCGACGCCGATCCACAAGGTGCGGCTCAATATCGCCGAAAGCGTCGATCAGCCGCCGATCTCCGAAGAGGACGCGGAGACGATCCGGGCGCGCTGCCCCGTGACCGATGAGGAGGCCGAATTGGATCTCGAAGCGGCGCTGCTGCTGATCGAGAATCCCGGCCTCTACGCCGAGGCGTTGGGGCGCACCAGCGGCAATCTCGCCGGGCGCGGCGCGGAGCCCCTGACCACCAGCTCCCTCAACTGA
- a CDS encoding NUDIX hydrolase: MTPRDAAGLVLLRHEGLRAPEVLLGRRSQAMVFMPGYYVFPGGRVDSGEQPSEAAPGRPLPPGIDEATLALLPRLRAAALRELEEETGFRVPSAQQGHLHPLARAITPPGNPRRFDTRFFLLLEPRLEGSPSGDGELEDVGWLAVDRLSDLPVANITARVLREALAFLENPEHPFQLVTDARSLG; this comes from the coding sequence ATGACGCCGCGTGACGCCGCCGGACTGGTTCTGCTGCGCCATGAGGGCTTGAGGGCGCCGGAAGTCCTGCTGGGCAGGCGCAGCCAGGCGATGGTTTTCATGCCGGGCTACTACGTCTTTCCCGGCGGGCGCGTGGACAGCGGCGAACAGCCGAGCGAGGCCGCCCCTGGCCGCCCCCTGCCGCCGGGCATCGACGAGGCGACCCTGGCGCTTCTTCCCAGGTTGCGCGCGGCGGCTCTGCGCGAACTGGAGGAGGAGACCGGCTTTCGCGTCCCGAGCGCGCAGCAGGGCCATCTGCACCCGCTTGCGCGCGCCATCACGCCGCCGGGCAACCCGCGGCGCTTCGATACGCGCTTCTTCCTGTTGCTGGAACCGCGCCTCGAGGGATCGCCCAGCGGCGACGGCGAACTGGAGGATGTCGGCTGGCTGGCGGTGGACCGGCTGTCGGACCTGCCGGTTGCGAACATCACGGCCCGGGTGCTGCGCGAGGCGCTCGCCTTCCTGGAGAATCCCGAGCATCCCTTCCAGTTGGTGACCGATGCCCGCTCGCTGGGCTGA
- the rpmG gene encoding 50S ribosomal protein L33, with amino-acid sequence MAKPQTQLIKMVSTADTGYFYVKKKNTRNSTEKFEFKKYDPVARKHVVFKESKMK; translated from the coding sequence ATGGCCAAGCCACAGACCCAGCTCATCAAGATGGTGAGCACCGCCGACACCGGGTACTTCTACGTGAAGAAGAAGAACACCCGTAACTCGACCGAGAAGTTCGAGTTCAAGAAGTACGACCCGGTCGCGCGCAAGCACGTCGTCTTCAAGGAATCCAAGATGAAGTAA
- a CDS encoding enoyl-CoA hydratase-related protein: protein MNDLESPILLSERKDAAAYLTLNRPERLNAMSLALWQALGAGIGALAGEEDLRCLVLRGAGGKAFGAGADISEFPEKRASAADAEAYAEAIEPTLQALAAFPAPSLAAIQGVAAGGGLELALLCDLRIANESARFGIPINKIGHCLPYPAMVALVELVGRSAALEILLEGRVFGAEEALRMGLVNRVVADSDFEEEIAAAVARIVSGAPLAARQHKQMARRALEPRPLSAEELASAYALCDSQDYREGVSAFLEKRKPVFEGR, encoded by the coding sequence ATGAATGACCTGGAATCCCCCATCCTTCTGAGCGAACGCAAGGACGCGGCCGCCTATCTGACCCTCAACCGGCCGGAGCGCCTGAACGCCATGTCGCTCGCGCTCTGGCAGGCGCTGGGCGCGGGAATCGGCGCGCTTGCGGGCGAGGAAGATCTGCGCTGTCTGGTGCTGCGCGGCGCGGGCGGCAAGGCATTCGGCGCCGGTGCGGACATATCGGAGTTTCCGGAAAAGCGGGCCAGCGCTGCGGACGCCGAAGCCTATGCGGAGGCGATCGAGCCGACCTTGCAGGCGCTCGCCGCCTTTCCAGCACCCAGTCTGGCGGCGATCCAGGGCGTGGCCGCGGGCGGCGGGCTGGAACTGGCGCTGCTCTGCGATCTGCGCATCGCGAACGAGTCGGCGCGCTTCGGCATTCCCATCAACAAGATCGGCCACTGCCTGCCCTACCCCGCCATGGTCGCCCTGGTCGAGTTGGTCGGGCGCTCGGCGGCGCTGGAAATCCTGTTGGAGGGACGCGTCTTCGGCGCGGAGGAGGCGCTGCGCATGGGGCTGGTCAACCGCGTGGTCGCGGACAGCGACTTCGAGGAGGAGATCGCCGCCGCCGTGGCCCGCATCGTGTCGGGCGCGCCCCTGGCCGCCCGGCAGCACAAGCAGATGGCGAGACGCGCCCTGGAGCCACGACCGCTCAGCGCCGAGGAACTGGCCTCCGCCTATGCGCTCTGCGATTCGCAAGACTACCGCGAAGGCGTCAGCGCCTTTCTGGAGAAGCGCAAACCCGTCTTCGAGGGGCGCTGA
- a CDS encoding patatin-like phospholipase family protein translates to MDKTLSGEWESAASNEDAAACETGIWPSGKGVKRLNLALQGGGAHGAFTWGVLDRLLEDDRIAIDAVSGTSAGAVNGVAMASGLAIGGREKARETLASVWKQISLLSVLSPLQPSPLDRMMGLGNMDFAPGYRILDMLSRLWSPYEFNTLDINPLRSVLDAEVDFEAVRRCSAMKLFVSATNVKRGRIKIFELEDMSLEAILASACLPYLHRAVEVEGETYWDGGFMGNPAIYPLIYSGGSPDVLLVQINPINIEETPTSAQAIIDRLNTITFNAGLMREMRAIHFVSELVDKGYDDAGRLRRMYMHVIHAEDIMQNLGVSSKLNADWHFLHHLFELGRQRTDAWLEEHFAALGERDTVDVEEMYL, encoded by the coding sequence ATGGACAAGACCTTGAGCGGGGAGTGGGAGAGCGCTGCCTCGAACGAAGACGCCGCCGCCTGCGAAACCGGCATCTGGCCGAGCGGCAAGGGCGTCAAGCGGCTCAACCTGGCGCTCCAGGGGGGCGGCGCGCACGGCGCGTTCACCTGGGGGGTGCTGGACCGCCTGCTGGAAGACGACCGCATCGCCATCGACGCTGTTTCCGGCACCAGCGCCGGTGCGGTCAACGGTGTCGCCATGGCCTCGGGCCTGGCGATCGGCGGGCGGGAGAAGGCGCGCGAGACCCTCGCCAGCGTCTGGAAGCAGATCTCGCTGCTTTCGGTGCTGTCACCGCTGCAACCCTCGCCGCTCGACCGCATGATGGGGCTGGGCAACATGGACTTCGCGCCGGGCTACCGCATCCTGGACATGCTGAGCCGCCTTTGGAGCCCCTACGAGTTCAACACCCTGGACATCAATCCGCTGCGCAGCGTGCTGGACGCGGAAGTCGACTTTGAAGCCGTGCGCCGCTGTTCGGCCATGAAGCTCTTCGTCAGCGCCACCAACGTGAAGCGCGGGCGGATCAAGATCTTCGAGCTGGAGGACATGTCGCTGGAGGCGATCCTCGCCTCCGCCTGCCTGCCCTACCTGCACCGCGCCGTCGAGGTCGAGGGGGAGACCTATTGGGATGGCGGCTTCATGGGCAACCCGGCGATCTATCCGCTGATCTATTCGGGCGGCTCGCCGGACGTCCTGCTGGTCCAGATCAACCCCATCAACATCGAGGAGACCCCGACCTCGGCCCAGGCGATCATCGACCGGCTGAACACCATCACCTTCAACGCCGGTCTGATGAGAGAGATGCGCGCCATCCACTTCGTCAGCGAACTGGTGGACAAGGGATACGATGACGCCGGGCGCTTGCGCCGCATGTACATGCATGTGATCCATGCCGAGGACATCATGCAGAACCTGGGCGTCTCCTCGAAGCTGAACGCCGACTGGCATTTCCTGCACCACCTTTTCGAACTGGGCCGCCAGCGGACCGACGCCTGGCTGGAGGAGCACTTCGCCGCGCTTGGCGAGCGCGACACCGTGGATGTCGAGGAGATGTATCTCTAG